In a single window of the Xylanimonas protaetiae genome:
- the purU gene encoding formyltetrahydrofolate deformylase, translating to MTDATTPTEWVLTISCPDGPGIVSAITGALAARGDNITESQQFGDPTSGLFFLRLQVVSSATREELVAALTPAFEGFGMTWQLDVVGRRMRTLLLVSKAAHCLVDLLYRERSQGMPIDVVGVVGNHPDLADIAAFYGKPFHHIPVTKDTKAEAEDQLRALVEELDVELVVLARYMQILSDQLCRDLAGQVINIHHSFLPSFKGARPYAQAHERGVKLIGATSHYVTGDLDEGPIIEQDVERVDHSRAVADLVAIGEDVERATLARAVRWHAEHRVLLDGRRTVVFR from the coding sequence GTGACCGACGCCACCACCCCCACCGAGTGGGTCCTGACGATCTCCTGTCCCGACGGCCCCGGCATCGTCTCCGCGATCACCGGGGCGCTCGCCGCGCGCGGGGACAACATCACCGAGTCGCAGCAGTTCGGCGACCCGACGTCCGGGCTGTTCTTCCTGCGCCTCCAGGTGGTCTCGTCCGCCACGCGCGAGGAGCTCGTCGCGGCGCTCACCCCCGCGTTCGAGGGCTTCGGCATGACGTGGCAGCTCGACGTCGTCGGGCGCCGGATGCGCACGCTGCTGCTGGTCAGCAAGGCCGCGCACTGCCTCGTGGACCTGCTGTACCGCGAGCGGTCGCAGGGCATGCCCATCGACGTCGTCGGCGTCGTCGGCAACCACCCGGACCTGGCGGACATCGCCGCGTTCTACGGCAAGCCGTTCCACCACATCCCCGTGACCAAGGACACCAAGGCCGAGGCGGAGGACCAGCTCCGGGCCCTGGTCGAGGAGCTCGACGTCGAGCTCGTGGTGCTGGCGCGCTACATGCAGATCCTCTCCGACCAGCTGTGCCGCGACCTCGCGGGCCAGGTCATCAACATCCACCACTCGTTCCTGCCGTCGTTCAAGGGCGCGCGCCCGTACGCGCAGGCGCACGAGCGGGGTGTGAAGCTCATCGGCGCCACGTCGCACTACGTGACCGGCGACCTCGACGAGGGGCCGATCATCGAGCAGGACGTCGAGCGCGTGGACCACTCGCGCGCCGTGGCCGACCTCGTCGCGATCGGCGAGGACGTCGAGCGCGCCACGCTCGCGCGGGCCGTGCGCTGGCACGCGGAGCACCGCGTGCTGCTCGACGGGCGCCGGACGGTCGTCTTCCGCTGA
- a CDS encoding GNAT family N-acetyltransferase, protein MTDATQASRITLVPDADAGELLTLRRAAFVTEAQQYNDPFIPPLTQTLAELRADLARDDVVTVGAWEGPRLVGSIRVELEENKATLGRLAVAPDMQGRGIGTSLLFAIIPYLPEAVTEIWVFTGKDSKENISMYAKHGFEQHHDETAGALTYTYLRRVLHEVEARSGTAGSADSRPG, encoded by the coding sequence ATGACCGACGCCACGCAGGCTTCCCGGATCACGCTCGTCCCGGACGCGGACGCGGGTGAGCTGCTCACCCTGCGCCGTGCCGCGTTCGTCACCGAGGCGCAGCAGTACAACGACCCGTTCATCCCGCCGCTGACGCAGACGCTCGCGGAGCTGCGCGCGGACCTCGCGCGCGACGACGTCGTGACGGTCGGCGCCTGGGAGGGCCCCCGGCTCGTGGGGTCGATCCGCGTGGAGCTCGAGGAGAACAAGGCCACGCTCGGCCGCCTCGCCGTCGCGCCCGACATGCAGGGCCGCGGCATCGGCACGTCGCTGCTGTTCGCGATCATCCCGTACCTGCCCGAGGCGGTCACGGAGATCTGGGTGTTCACCGGGAAGGACTCCAAGGAGAACATCTCGATGTACGCGAAGCACGGCTTCGAGCAGCACCACGACGAGACGGCGGGCGCGCTGACGTACACGTACCTGCGCCGCGTGCTGCACGAGGTCGAGGCCCGGAGCGGAACCGCAGGCTCAGCCGACAGCCGACCCGGCTGA
- a CDS encoding ATP-binding cassette domain-containing protein: protein MTEPVTRPAETPVLSLRGIHKSFGHVEALTDVDLDVHRHEVVALVGDNAAGKSTLAKIVAGVLQPDAGLVEIDGRPVTIPSAAAAHALGIATVFQDFALCDNLDVVGNLFLGREVRRPRRTWFGRDTRPGLAVDDAAMEDEARELLASLTSRIPSVRTPLRVLSAGQRQTVAIARTLLGHPRVVVLDEPTASLSVAQTAEVLTHIESLRELGHAVILISHNMADVRAVADRVEVLRHGRNNGSFQASRASYEEILAAITGATRA from the coding sequence GTGACCGAGCCTGTGACCAGGCCCGCCGAGACGCCCGTGCTCTCCCTGCGCGGCATCCACAAGTCCTTCGGGCACGTCGAGGCGCTCACCGACGTCGACCTCGACGTCCACCGGCACGAGGTCGTCGCGCTCGTCGGCGACAACGCGGCCGGCAAGTCGACGCTCGCGAAGATCGTGGCCGGGGTGCTCCAGCCCGACGCCGGGCTCGTCGAGATCGACGGCCGCCCCGTGACCATCCCGTCCGCCGCGGCCGCCCACGCCCTCGGGATCGCGACCGTCTTCCAGGACTTCGCCCTGTGCGACAACCTCGACGTCGTCGGGAACCTCTTCCTCGGCCGCGAGGTGCGCCGCCCCCGGCGCACGTGGTTCGGGCGCGACACCCGCCCCGGGCTCGCTGTCGACGACGCCGCGATGGAGGACGAGGCGCGCGAGCTCCTCGCGTCGCTCACCTCGCGCATCCCGTCGGTCCGCACGCCGCTGCGCGTCCTGTCGGCGGGGCAGCGGCAGACCGTCGCCATCGCCCGCACGCTGCTCGGGCACCCGCGCGTCGTCGTGCTCGACGAACCGACGGCGTCGCTCTCCGTCGCCCAGACGGCGGAGGTGCTCACCCACATCGAGTCGCTGCGCGAGCTCGGCCACGCCGTCATCCTCATCAGCCACAACATGGCGGACGTGCGCGCCGTCGCCGACCGCGTCGAGGTGCTGCGCCACGGCCGCAACAACGGCAGCTTCCAGGCGTCGCGCGCCAGCTACGAGGAGATCCTGGCGGCCATCACGGGCGCGACGCGGGCGTAG
- a CDS encoding ROK family transcriptional regulator, translating into MPRDNVASPGSQTSLREANRSRIVAAVKRFGGLTQVELAAATGLSAATVSTIVKELAAAGVVETATTSRSGRRALRVTIARQAGLVAGVHVGPRSLAVALGDLAHDVVADQTLPLPVDHRADTTLDRAALLVVDLLEKVGASLDDLLSVGVALSSPVDAGTGLVTVRGALRGWDDVAVGQVLEKRLARPVHVDADASLGALAEHRLGAGRHTRDLLYVRLSYGTSAGLVLSGRLYRGGSGTAGQLGHVQVDPTGPMCRCGNRGCLDTEVGETALLDLVRPALGEVTLRDVVRRARDGDPGCARVLADASRRAGQVVAGIVTVVDPQLVVVGGELAQAGDVVVGALRESVRRHALPHRFSSADVVAGSLGTQAELIGALELARTETDVVEGVAR; encoded by the coding sequence GTGCCCCGGGACAACGTCGCGTCCCCCGGTTCGCAGACATCCCTGAGGGAGGCGAACCGGAGCCGGATCGTTGCTGCGGTCAAGCGGTTCGGGGGCCTCACCCAGGTGGAGCTCGCCGCCGCGACCGGCCTGTCCGCCGCGACGGTCTCGACCATCGTCAAGGAGCTCGCCGCCGCCGGGGTCGTCGAGACCGCGACCACCTCGCGCTCCGGCCGCCGCGCCCTGCGCGTCACGATCGCCCGCCAGGCCGGCCTCGTCGCCGGGGTCCACGTCGGCCCGCGCAGCCTCGCCGTCGCGCTCGGCGACCTCGCGCACGACGTCGTCGCCGACCAGACGCTCCCCCTGCCGGTCGACCACCGCGCCGACACCACGCTCGACCGCGCCGCGCTGCTCGTCGTCGACCTGCTCGAGAAGGTCGGCGCCTCCCTGGACGACCTGCTGTCCGTCGGCGTCGCACTGTCCTCCCCCGTCGACGCCGGGACCGGGCTCGTCACCGTGCGCGGCGCCCTGCGGGGCTGGGACGACGTCGCCGTCGGGCAGGTGCTCGAGAAACGGCTGGCCCGGCCCGTGCACGTCGACGCCGACGCCTCGCTCGGCGCGCTCGCCGAGCACCGGCTCGGCGCCGGCCGCCACACGCGCGACCTGCTCTACGTCCGGCTCTCCTACGGCACCTCGGCCGGGCTCGTGCTCAGCGGGCGGCTGTACCGGGGCGGCTCCGGCACCGCCGGGCAGCTCGGGCACGTCCAGGTCGACCCGACCGGCCCCATGTGCCGGTGCGGCAACCGCGGCTGCCTCGACACCGAGGTGGGCGAGACGGCGCTGCTCGACCTCGTCCGCCCCGCGCTCGGCGAGGTCACGCTGCGCGACGTCGTGCGCCGCGCCCGCGACGGCGACCCCGGCTGCGCGCGCGTCCTCGCCGACGCGTCGCGACGCGCCGGGCAGGTCGTCGCCGGGATCGTGACCGTCGTCGACCCCCAGCTCGTCGTCGTCGGCGGCGAGCTGGCGCAGGCCGGCGACGTCGTGGTCGGCGCCCTGAGAGAATCCGTGCGAAGGCACGCGCTGCCGCACCGCTTCAGCTCCGCCGACGTCGTCGCGGGGAGCCTCGGCACGCAGGCCGAGCTCATCGGGGCGCTCGAGCTCGCCCGCACCGAGACCGACGTCGTGGAAGGAGTCGCCAGGTGA
- the chvE gene encoding multiple monosaccharide ABC transporter substrate-binding protein, whose amino-acid sequence MRSWRKLVAIATATLTLGALGACSSERTGDAGGDGSAAPSDTLIGISMPTRSLERWNNDGAHLEGLLKKQDFQTSLQYADNQVNQQISQIQNMINDGADVLVIAAIDGTALGPVLQQAADAGIQILAYDRLINGTENVDYYATFDNELVGTLQGKFIVDQLDLDNAAGPFNIELFAGSPDDNNARFFFKGAFDVLKPYFDSGKLVSPSGKVPANIDGWTQIGIQGWVSATAQSEMENRLNSFYTDGKKVDVVLSPNDSLALGITQALLGAGYTAGDGFPILTGQDGDVANVQSIIDGTQSMTVWKDTRTLGDQVAKMVGQMVAGEEVSVNDTESYDNGVKVVPAFLLEPQVVVRDQIQEKLIDSGFLKADAVHGL is encoded by the coding sequence ATGAGGTCTTGGCGCAAGCTGGTGGCGATCGCCACCGCCACGCTCACCCTCGGCGCGCTGGGCGCGTGCTCCTCGGAGCGCACCGGCGACGCCGGCGGGGACGGCAGCGCTGCCCCCAGCGACACGCTGATCGGCATCTCCATGCCGACCCGGTCGCTCGAGCGCTGGAACAACGACGGAGCCCACCTCGAGGGCCTGCTCAAGAAGCAGGACTTCCAGACGTCGCTGCAGTACGCCGACAACCAGGTCAACCAGCAGATCTCGCAGATCCAGAACATGATCAACGACGGCGCCGACGTCCTGGTCATCGCGGCCATCGACGGCACCGCGCTCGGCCCGGTCCTCCAGCAGGCCGCCGACGCCGGCATCCAGATCCTGGCCTACGACCGCCTGATCAACGGCACCGAGAACGTCGACTACTACGCCACGTTCGACAACGAGCTCGTCGGCACCCTCCAGGGCAAGTTCATCGTCGACCAGCTCGACCTCGACAACGCGGCCGGCCCGTTCAACATCGAGCTCTTCGCCGGCTCGCCGGACGACAACAACGCACGCTTCTTCTTCAAGGGTGCGTTCGACGTCCTCAAGCCGTACTTCGACTCGGGCAAGCTCGTCTCGCCCTCGGGCAAGGTCCCGGCGAACATCGACGGCTGGACGCAGATCGGCATCCAGGGCTGGGTCTCGGCCACGGCCCAGTCCGAGATGGAGAACCGCCTCAACTCGTTCTACACGGACGGCAAGAAGGTCGACGTCGTCCTGTCCCCGAACGACTCGCTCGCCCTCGGCATCACGCAGGCGCTGCTCGGCGCCGGCTACACCGCCGGTGACGGCTTCCCGATCCTGACCGGCCAGGACGGCGACGTTGCCAACGTGCAGTCCATCATCGACGGCACCCAGTCGATGACGGTCTGGAAGGACACCCGCACCCTCGGCGACCAGGTCGCCAAGATGGTCGGCCAGATGGTGGCCGGCGAGGAGGTGTCGGTCAACGACACCGAGAGCTACGACAACGGCGTGAAGGTCGTGCCCGCGTTCCTGCTCGAGCCTCAGGTCGTCGTGCGCGACCAGATCCAGGAGAAGCTGATCGACTCCGGCTTCCTCAAGGCGGACGCCGTCCACGGCCTCTGA